A single window of Psychrobacter raelei DNA harbors:
- a CDS encoding D-arabinono-1,4-lactone oxidase gives MFSLRHWQASRQWENWSGYVTATPEQKLSPSSVEALQEIIKQARIHKKRVRVTGAAHSFSGCAKPEEIAVSLHNMRGIISVDKPNKQVTLHAGTYLHEIGPALAKHGLALENMGDVQAQTIAGAVSTGTHGTGIGLGSLSSQVVAWEWVDGQGQRHTHHRGDPDTDELGNALHVSLGMLGVFTKLTLKVVDLYGLKESNEPIDFEQGLAGFHDTARAHRHMEWFLFPGTNKIQQKTLSVVAPQPMRRAQKLKDHFESIVILNGAFYLLSELARMNPKLTKKVSEISANSIPNTHRQGYSYEVFPTPRGVRFNESEYFIKLSDFDQCITEINDILLQDNKLSHFPIEVRTHKGETGMLSPTQGEDCAVLSFYVYKGMDSEPLFNWLYDYMKKWQGRPHWGKINKLSSDELQVLYPQMKRFLQIRQIYDPDNVFMNRWLEQKFFGME, from the coding sequence GTGTTTTCATTAAGACACTGGCAGGCAAGCCGTCAGTGGGAGAATTGGTCCGGCTATGTCACCGCTACGCCAGAACAAAAGCTCTCGCCAAGCTCAGTAGAAGCGCTGCAAGAGATCATCAAACAGGCACGTATACATAAAAAGCGGGTGCGGGTTACCGGCGCTGCACATTCTTTTAGCGGCTGCGCCAAACCTGAGGAGATTGCGGTTAGCCTGCATAATATGCGTGGCATAATCTCAGTAGACAAACCCAACAAACAGGTCACCTTGCACGCCGGCACTTACCTGCATGAGATTGGTCCGGCTTTGGCAAAGCATGGCTTGGCACTTGAGAATATGGGTGATGTACAGGCACAAACTATCGCAGGTGCGGTCAGTACGGGTACTCACGGTACAGGTATTGGGCTTGGCTCATTGTCCAGTCAAGTGGTGGCGTGGGAGTGGGTAGATGGTCAAGGTCAGCGGCATACGCATCATCGAGGCGACCCGGATACCGATGAGCTGGGCAATGCGTTACATGTCAGCTTGGGCATGCTTGGCGTCTTTACCAAGCTTACCCTAAAAGTGGTCGATTTATATGGTCTAAAAGAGAGCAATGAGCCAATAGACTTTGAACAAGGGTTGGCAGGGTTTCATGATACAGCACGTGCTCATAGACATATGGAATGGTTTTTATTCCCAGGCACCAATAAGATACAGCAGAAGACCTTATCTGTTGTGGCACCACAGCCCATGCGCCGAGCACAAAAGCTCAAAGATCATTTTGAAAGTATCGTCATACTCAATGGTGCATTTTATCTGCTCTCTGAGTTGGCAAGAATGAACCCTAAGCTGACCAAAAAGGTCAGTGAAATATCAGCAAACTCTATACCCAATACCCACCGGCAAGGTTATAGCTATGAAGTGTTTCCGACACCGCGTGGGGTCAGGTTCAATGAGTCGGAATATTTTATTAAGCTGTCAGACTTTGATCAATGCATTACTGAGATTAACGACATCTTATTACAAGATAATAAACTATCGCATTTTCCCATTGAGGTGCGTACTCACAAAGGCGAGACCGGTATGCTAAGCCCAACTCAGGGTGAGGACTGTGCGGTATTGTCTTTTTACGTCTATAAAGGCATGGACAGCGAGCCGTTATTTAATTGGCTCTATGACTATATGAAAAAATGGCAGGGCCGTCCGCATTGGGGCAAGATAAATAAATTAAGCAGTGATGAGCTGCAAGTATTATACCCGCAAATGAAGCGTTTTTTGCAAATCAGGCAGATATATGATCCAGATAATGTGTTTATGAACCGCTGGCTTGAGCAGAAGTTTTTTGGCATGGAATAA
- a CDS encoding pirin family protein has product MQNNTRIITDVLSAQKAIDDGDMLLWRALPQRDRFSIGPYVFVDHYNHQSMRGIGDRPHPHAGIEVISYLFDGGVAHRDSKGLKGELNALDAQYINAGRGIIHAEQPTSGRHGLQLWTSLPADKKLMEPSYQEYKRDQILEFTKDQATIRVVAGHLEGHDGPIQTQTTNLLAHVRLPANQSVTLNVDEKSAEELGIYVVTGQLALADGRKLGSDSIAVLSTGDTVMLMASDDDVELVLLGGDAVKDNIIFDGPFVMDTEERIAQAYEDYRSGKMGQLV; this is encoded by the coding sequence ATGCAAAATAATACAAGAATCATTACCGATGTTTTATCCGCACAAAAAGCCATTGATGACGGCGATATGCTGCTATGGCGCGCGCTACCTCAACGTGATCGGTTTTCTATTGGCCCGTATGTGTTTGTCGATCATTACAACCATCAAAGCATGCGTGGTATCGGTGATAGACCGCATCCACACGCTGGTATCGAAGTCATTAGCTATCTGTTTGACGGCGGCGTTGCTCACCGTGACAGCAAAGGCCTAAAAGGTGAGTTAAACGCACTTGATGCCCAATATATTAATGCAGGGCGCGGTATTATCCATGCCGAACAGCCGACCAGTGGTCGTCATGGTTTGCAGCTATGGACAAGCTTACCTGCGGATAAGAAACTAATGGAGCCAAGCTACCAAGAGTATAAACGTGACCAAATTCTTGAGTTTACTAAAGATCAGGCCACCATCCGTGTTGTTGCTGGTCATCTGGAAGGTCATGACGGTCCTATTCAGACCCAAACCACCAACTTGTTAGCACATGTTCGCTTGCCTGCCAATCAAAGTGTCACGTTGAATGTGGATGAAAAAAGTGCTGAAGAGCTTGGCATTTATGTGGTGACTGGTCAATTGGCCTTAGCTGACGGACGCAAACTTGGTTCAGATTCTATCGCGGTTTTATCGACGGGTGACACGGTTATGTTGATGGCCAGTGATGACGATGTTGAGTTGGTATTGCTAGGCGGGGATGCTGTCAAAGACAACATTATTTTTGATGGTCCGTTTGTGATGGATACCGAAGAGCGTATCGCACAAGCTTATGAAGACTATCGCAGTGGCAAAATGGGTCAGCTTGTTTAA
- a CDS encoding alanine racemase: MDFAQLPAPPKVSAWLDMDALDHNIKLVNQKTQAVKLRIATKSIRSMDVLRYIQKHTPHFIGLMSYSAAESVYLLQNGFDNILCAYPTVDRASVAEALKYNQQGATMIWMADRIEHLHLLNEIGKQQEQSVEVCLDINMSMPLPKLYFGTKRSALMRKSDVKTIIEQAGSLSHITITAMMGYEAQIAGLAEHLPGKSLITPAIKLLKNSSKRQVSRRRASMVHWINKQGYPLKLVNGGGSGSMDFTSSQPEVTEITVGSAYYKPAYFDYMDSMQQFKPAAGFVLPVTRQPEKRVITCQGGGFIASGAIGTDKVPVVHYPPGLSLLPDEGFGEVQTPFAVDEAVIKQGNMPTIGEAVWCRHAKAGELAEHFNELVCYRGNKPLIVEGAAQVMTTYRGEGLCFH; encoded by the coding sequence ATGGACTTTGCCCAACTACCAGCACCGCCAAAGGTGAGTGCTTGGCTAGATATGGATGCACTCGATCATAATATTAAATTGGTCAATCAAAAGACCCAAGCGGTTAAGCTACGCATTGCGACTAAGTCAATTCGCTCTATGGATGTTTTGCGTTATATCCAAAAACATACCCCTCACTTTATTGGCCTTATGTCTTACAGCGCTGCTGAGTCTGTGTACCTGCTGCAAAATGGCTTTGATAATATCCTATGTGCTTATCCAACTGTAGACAGAGCAAGCGTGGCAGAAGCCCTGAAATATAATCAGCAAGGGGCGACTATGATTTGGATGGCTGATCGTATTGAGCATTTGCATCTGCTAAATGAGATAGGCAAACAGCAGGAGCAATCCGTTGAGGTTTGCTTAGATATCAATATGTCTATGCCACTGCCTAAGCTATATTTTGGTACTAAGCGCTCCGCCTTGATGCGCAAAAGCGATGTCAAAACGATTATAGAACAAGCAGGCTCTTTATCGCATATAACAATCACTGCAATGATGGGTTATGAGGCTCAAATTGCTGGACTGGCAGAGCATCTGCCGGGTAAGTCACTGATTACGCCGGCAATTAAGCTGTTAAAAAATAGCTCAAAAAGACAAGTCAGTCGCCGCCGAGCAAGTATGGTGCACTGGATTAATAAACAGGGGTATCCGCTTAAATTGGTCAATGGTGGCGGCAGTGGCAGTATGGACTTTACCTCAAGCCAGCCTGAAGTGACTGAGATTACGGTGGGTTCTGCGTATTATAAGCCGGCCTATTTTGATTATATGGACAGTATGCAGCAATTTAAGCCGGCGGCAGGCTTTGTGTTGCCAGTCACTCGTCAGCCTGAAAAGCGGGTCATTACTTGTCAAGGGGGCGGCTTTATTGCCTCAGGCGCTATCGGTACCGATAAGGTGCCTGTGGTGCATTATCCTCCAGGCTTAAGCTTACTGCCCGATGAAGGGTTTGGAGAGGTTCAAACCCCATTTGCGGTAGATGAGGCAGTAATCAAACAAGGCAATATGCCAACAATCGGAGAGGCCGTCTGGTGTCGCCATGCCAAAGCGGGCGAGCTGGCTGAGCATTTTAATGAGTTGGTGTGCTACCGTGGCAATAAGCCGCTAATTGTAGAAGGCGCTGCTCAAGTTATGACAACTTATCGAGGAGAGGGACTGTGTTTTCATTAA
- a CDS encoding fatty acid--CoA ligase, giving the protein MINNYNAAPQAYNFPLTIKQLLNRSKTTSQNEEIVYADKKRMTYSELFTRIAKLANVLGGLNLEKGDVVAVMDWDSHRFLESYFAIPMSQYVLQTVNIRLSPEKVLYTINHAKPKVLLLNSEFAPMVKDYQFENSSIEHIIWLDDNGTSSEGVFGISQERLLGEYEALLADASDEFEFQDFDENTIATTFYTSGTTGNPKGVFFSHRQLVLHALAEAATLGVLPQKQGLVLGDVYMPMTPMFHVLAWGFPYTATMLGMKQVYPGRYAPDVMLKLIETEKVSITHCVPTILQMLLKQADAEGKRFNGLKMIIGGSRLSEGLAQTALSADIEVYTGYGMSETAPLISLTEFRSDDPEMSLEEEAKRRSLTGKPVIMVEAKIWDGDGNALPQDGKQTGELVLRAPWLTQSYFKNADAGDELWVGSYMHTEDIAFMTEDGTLKITDRLKDVIKSGGEWISSLEIETILSLHPAVADVAVIGVRDEKWGERPLAAIVLKPNCQDVTAEDIKAIAEKAAEKGMIPKYGVPEQYKIVDDLPKTSVGKHDKKLMREMYAGQTTI; this is encoded by the coding sequence ATGATAAATAACTATAACGCCGCCCCGCAAGCCTACAACTTTCCGTTGACCATCAAACAGTTATTAAACCGCTCAAAAACCACCTCTCAAAATGAAGAAATCGTTTATGCGGATAAAAAACGCATGACATATAGCGAGCTGTTTACGCGTATTGCGAAGCTTGCTAATGTTTTAGGTGGTCTGAATTTAGAGAAGGGCGATGTGGTTGCAGTAATGGACTGGGACAGTCACCGCTTTTTAGAGTCTTACTTTGCCATTCCGATGTCGCAGTATGTATTGCAGACGGTTAATATCCGTTTGTCTCCAGAGAAGGTGCTGTACACCATCAACCATGCCAAGCCAAAAGTGCTGCTGCTAAACTCTGAGTTTGCACCGATGGTAAAAGACTATCAGTTTGAGAACTCGTCAATTGAGCATATCATTTGGCTTGATGACAATGGCACCAGCAGTGAGGGTGTGTTTGGTATCAGTCAGGAGCGACTGCTTGGTGAATATGAAGCGCTGCTTGCCGATGCCAGTGATGAGTTTGAGTTTCAAGACTTTGATGAAAACACCATTGCCACCACTTTTTATACCTCAGGCACCACCGGCAATCCAAAAGGGGTATTCTTTAGTCACCGCCAATTGGTACTGCATGCGTTAGCAGAAGCGGCGACGCTGGGCGTGTTGCCACAAAAGCAAGGCCTAGTACTGGGTGATGTATATATGCCAATGACGCCGATGTTCCATGTGCTGGCGTGGGGCTTTCCTTATACCGCCACCATGCTTGGTATGAAGCAGGTGTATCCGGGTCGTTATGCACCTGATGTGATGTTGAAGCTCATTGAAACCGAAAAGGTGAGTATCACTCACTGCGTACCGACTATTTTGCAGATGCTACTTAAGCAGGCCGATGCAGAAGGCAAACGCTTTAATGGCCTAAAAATGATTATTGGTGGCTCACGCTTATCTGAAGGATTGGCGCAAACCGCATTATCAGCAGATATTGAGGTCTATACTGGTTATGGTATGTCAGAGACGGCGCCGCTGATTAGCTTGACTGAATTTAGATCAGATGATCCTGAGATGAGTCTAGAGGAAGAGGCGAAGCGACGTAGCCTAACCGGCAAGCCGGTCATAATGGTGGAGGCCAAAATTTGGGATGGTGATGGCAATGCGCTACCGCAAGATGGTAAGCAAACCGGGGAGCTGGTACTGCGTGCGCCTTGGCTGACTCAAAGCTACTTCAAAAATGCCGATGCCGGTGATGAGCTATGGGTCGGCAGCTATATGCATACCGAAGACATTGCATTTATGACTGAAGATGGCACGTTAAAAATTACCGACCGATTAAAAGATGTGATTAAATCTGGTGGTGAGTGGATATCGTCCTTAGAGATTGAGACCATTTTATCCTTGCATCCTGCAGTCGCTGATGTGGCGGTGATTGGGGTGCGTGATGAGAAGTGGGGCGAGCGTCCACTGGCGGCAATTGTATTAAAGCCTAACTGTCAGGATGTGACCGCTGAGGATATCAAAGCCATTGCCGAAAAAGCCGCTGAAAAGGGTATGATTCCTAAGTACGGCGTGCCTGAGCAGTATAAAATTGTGGATGACTTGCCTAAGACGTCAGTAGGCAAACATGATAAGAAATTGATGCGTGAGATGTACGCTGGTCAAACCACTATTTAA
- a CDS encoding enoyl-CoA hydratase/isomerase family protein, with amino-acid sequence MQTNNKSLAAKGAEAADTAEVLFEQIQIKQDLQIGLITLNREKSLNALSTTMCQMMSDKLTEWEEVDNLVAVVIRGAGERALCAGGDIRQLYQARQQWDKEGIAPPEAIDFFASEYHLDTQMHEYHKPIIIWGSGIVMGGGMGILSSSSHRIVTETTRAAMPEVNIGLFPDATGSWFLQRFPAKTGLFMGLTGADANANDALLCNLADFKMSSQDFDAMLQSLCDADWSEALGQPTLNSLSSKLHQIATSTLNQFSIESTKDIEFAPSNIAKFMQPIQRLMNCGGLDKIDAILQSDLAIEQFYPEFASSAWFQAAVGNYRYGCPVTKAITYEMYQRAHNLSLTEIMALETNVALHCVNYPDFSEGVRALLIDKDRKPQWSRSLAQCLDVEGQAYIQQHFQALS; translated from the coding sequence ATGCAAACCAATAACAAAAGTTTGGCAGCCAAGGGCGCAGAGGCTGCTGATACCGCAGAAGTGTTATTTGAACAAATCCAAATCAAACAAGATTTACAAATCGGTTTGATTACCTTAAACCGTGAAAAATCACTCAATGCGTTAAGCACCACTATGTGTCAGATGATGAGTGATAAGCTCACAGAGTGGGAAGAAGTCGATAACCTCGTGGCAGTCGTCATTCGTGGGGCAGGCGAGCGCGCATTATGTGCCGGTGGCGATATCCGTCAGTTGTATCAAGCTCGCCAGCAGTGGGATAAAGAGGGCATTGCGCCGCCAGAGGCCATTGATTTTTTCGCCAGTGAGTATCATTTAGACACTCAAATGCACGAGTATCACAAGCCGATTATTATCTGGGGCAGCGGTATTGTGATGGGCGGCGGTATGGGGATACTAAGTAGCAGTAGCCACCGAATCGTGACCGAGACCACACGTGCAGCAATGCCAGAAGTAAATATTGGGCTATTCCCAGATGCGACAGGCAGTTGGTTCTTACAGCGATTCCCAGCCAAGACTGGACTATTTATGGGTCTAACCGGTGCAGACGCCAATGCCAATGATGCCTTGCTATGTAACTTGGCTGACTTTAAGATGAGCAGTCAAGACTTTGACGCCATGCTACAAAGCTTGTGTGATGCCGATTGGAGCGAGGCACTGGGTCAACCGACTTTAAATAGCCTAAGCAGTAAACTGCATCAGATTGCAACAAGCACACTTAACCAGTTTAGTATTGAGTCGACTAAAGATATTGAGTTTGCACCCAGTAACATTGCTAAATTTATGCAGCCTATTCAGCGGTTAATGAACTGTGGCGGTCTGGATAAAATTGATGCTATTTTGCAGTCGGACTTGGCCATTGAGCAGTTTTATCCAGAGTTTGCCAGCAGTGCGTGGTTTCAGGCGGCCGTGGGGAATTATCGCTATGGTTGTCCGGTGACCAAAGCCATTACTTATGAGATGTATCAGCGAGCCCACAACTTGTCATTAACCGAAATTATGGCACTTGAAACCAATGTGGCGCTGCACTGCGTCAATTATCCTGACTTTAGTGAAGGAGTACGTGCTTTACTGATAGACAAAGACCGCAAGCCGCAGTGGAGTCGCAGCCTAGCTCAGTGTTTAGATGTTGAAGGTCAAGCCTACATTCAACAACACTTTCAAGCGCTATCCTAG